In Nocardia sp. NBC_01327, the genomic stretch GATTCAAGAGCAGCGGGCGGAAACCGACAACTCTCAGTTTCGGACAGGTGCAATACCGATGCACGTCGACGCCTTCTTGAACGCTACAGGAGTTCGATACATCGGAACGGAATGCCTCGAAGCTCCGTATGACGGGGGTGAGACTTTGATCGCGGCAAGCGAGGCATTTTTCGGGGCCGCACCCGAGGATCTCGTAGCCACACTGCGAGGGATCGAGATCGAATACTGGGCGAACGTATCGGGCTTCTACGTGGACCGTCCGGAAGGTAATCCAATAATCGCTCCGATACAGGTGGACCCGGTAACCGGTCGTGATTCACTTTGCGTCGGAGTCGCCTATCCGGAAGACCCGACCCGCAACTTCAGCGCAGCGGTCGTCGGGTACACAAAAGAACAGAACCTCGAACTATTCGAGAAGCTCGCCGGTGTATTGAGTCAGCCGCAGATCACGTATGTACACAAGTGGAAGGTGGGCCAGGTTCTGATCATGGACAACCTGCGGGTCTTGCATGGGCGAGCCGAGTATCCTGCTGATTCGCCCAGAAAGATGCTGAGGATCTCGGTCGCATGAGCTCGCTCCTTTAAATACCCATTGTCCTGAACCGAATTCGGAGTGACTGTGC encodes the following:
- a CDS encoding TauD/TfdA family dioxygenase → MDSITDMRRLTEDARCGRGLSSPYREKLERYGFVVLEPDGEESLSLEDIMAPLGEPVGYQYGTKLIQEQRAETDNSQFRTGAIPMHVDAFLNATGVRYIGTECLEAPYDGGETLIAASEAFFGAAPEDLVATLRGIEIEYWANVSGFYVDRPEGNPIIAPIQVDPVTGRDSLCVGVAYPEDPTRNFSAAVVGYTKEQNLELFEKLAGVLSQPQITYVHKWKVGQVLIMDNLRVLHGRAEYPADSPRKMLRISVA